ACTTTGACTGCGTTGGTAATAAAGACTTTTAACTCCTAATTGCCACGCTTCGATCATTAAACGATTTACTTCTTTAATTGGTAATTCGGCAGGAATATTTAGGTTTAAACTTTGTCCCTGATCTACAAATTTCTGACGGATAGAAGCTTGTTGTATAATCTCTAACTGACTAATTTCTTTAAAGGTTTTAAAGACATCTTTTTCGTTTTGAGAAAGTTGACTCATATGCTGAACACTTCCGCCATTAAGCATGATTTCTCTCCACACTTCTTCGTTATCAAGGCCTTTTTTCTCTAATAATATTTTCAAATATTTATTCTTACGCATGAAATTACCTTTGCTCAATCCCGCTTTATAGTAATTACTGCTAAAAGGCTCGATTCCAGGCGAAGTTTGTCCTAAAATTGCCGATGAAGACGTTGTTGGCGCAATTGCCATTGTGGTTGTATTGCGTCGTCCGTATCCTTTTAATAATTCAGGTTCTCCGTAGATTCTGGCTAAATCCTGAGTCGCTTTATCTGCTTTATCACTTATATGTTGGAAGATTTCTGTTGTTTTCATTTTGGCTTCTAAACCTTCAAACGGAATCATATTTTTTTGCAAATACGAGTGCCATCCTAAAACTCCTAATCCAAGCGCACGGTGTCTTTTTGCAAAACGATTTGCTGCAGAAAGATAATAGTTACCTTCTGTTTTCTCGATAAATTCCTGTAATACGGCATCAAGGAAAAAGATAGCAAGTTTTACAGCTTCGGTATCTTTCCATTCTTCGTAAAGCTCCAGATTCATTGACGAAAGACAGCAAATAAATGATTCGTCAATATCTGACGGAAGCATGATTTCGCTGCATAAATTACTAGCATTTATACGTAGATTTTTATCTTTATATACTTGTGGTTTATTCTTGTTTACGTTGTCACTAAAAAAGATATATGGTAATC
This genomic window from Flavobacterium sp. 9 contains:
- a CDS encoding ribonucleoside-diphosphate reductase subunit alpha, whose protein sequence is MNTIIDTISGKSAPLSDADNKMWWKNSESEQILNRGYLLKGETVEGAIDRICTAAAKRLYKPELKDSFVEMIERGWMSISSPVWANMGTERGLPISCFNVHVPDEIEGITHKLGEVIMQTKIGGGTSGYFGELRERGSAVTDNGKSSGAVSFMKLFDTTMDTISQGGVRRGAFAAYLDVDHPDIEEFLKIKSIGNPIQNLFTGICVPDYWMQEMIDGDSDKRQIWAKVLESRQQKGLPYIFFSDNVNKNKPQVYKDKNLRINASNLCSEIMLPSDIDESFICCLSSMNLELYEEWKDTEAVKLAIFFLDAVLQEFIEKTEGNYYLSAANRFAKRHRALGLGVLGWHSYLQKNMIPFEGLEAKMKTTEIFQHISDKADKATQDLARIYGEPELLKGYGRRNTTTMAIAPTTSSSAILGQTSPGIEPFSSNYYKAGLSKGNFMRKNKYLKILLEKKGLDNEEVWREIMLNGGSVQHMSQLSQNEKDVFKTFKEISQLEIIQQASIRQKFVDQGQSLNLNIPAELPIKEVNRLMIEAWQLGVKSLYYQRSQSVSKELVTSLVTCSSCES